The nucleotide window TGGTAGGTTTTGTTTCATCAATACCTCGCCTTTACCCTTTATTCAGAGAGAGTCTATCTCTATGAGCTTTCATTATCTGTTCCAACTTTTCTGAGCTTGGCTCGGACTTTAATTCCTGAGCCAATTGCTTCGCTTGATCACGCAAGAAATTGTCGCGTACGCGCTTAAAGCAATCGCCTAGAAGCTTCATCTCTTTCTCTTCGTCAAACCCTGGGTCGCCATCTGGAGTCGGCTCCGCAACAAATAATAATTCAGGGTGATCTACATAAGAGACTAGAAGACTGGTCAATTTATCAAACTTATTAAGATCTTGTCTATACACATCGGAAGCTTTCTCGAGGATCTTTTTCACTCCCGTGTGTGCAATGTAATCGAGTACTTTTTCATTCACAAAACGCTCGAAGTTGGCACGACTTTTGAGCACCAGGCCCAGCAGCATTACCTCGGCTTTGGAGGCACCTTTCAAGCTAATCTTGCCCCCTTCTGCACTGTCTGACACAGCTGCAGGAGGTGTTGGGTTAGCATTTTGAGGCTGCATACTTGGCTGCACCGTCCTAGAGATTCCAGGGCGATTTTGCGAATATACAGGTCCGCTGCTTTGTAGACCCACAGCCTGACGGAGCCAAGGCAGGGTCACACTCATCTTCTGAGCGGCCTCAGCCAGGTACAAATCGCGCAAACGCTGATCTGGGATCACCTCATACAAAGGCTTCAATTTATCCGCGAGCTTAACCTTCTCAGAGGCATCACCGCGATAACCTTCCATCCAACGTGCCAAGATCATTACAAACAAATCTGGGGCGCGTTCCAGCTCAATTTTCAAAGCTTCCGCACCATACTTCTTCACATAATCATCAGGGTCCATGTTGTTTGGAAGCGTCAGACCTTTCGGATACAAATCAGCCGCCAACAAGATTGGCAAACTTCTTTCCGCCGCTTCCATTCCCGCAGAGTCACCATCAAAAAGTGCCACGACGTTTTTAGTCATACGTTTCAGCATTCTTCCATGATCCGGAGTCAAAGCCGTTCCCATGGTCGCCACAGAGTTGCGAATGCCCGCTTGATAAAGCGACACCAGATCCATATAGCCTTCAACGATCAAGGCCATATCTTCGCTGCGAATGTATTTTGCCGTCTGCGAAAGTCCGTACAGAACTTTGCCTTTTATGAAGACCGGCGTTTCTGGAGAATTTAAAT belongs to Bdellovibrio svalbardensis and includes:
- the dnaG gene encoding DNA primase translates to MRFSQDFIEKVSEANNLVDLISQYTQLKPSGSGLMGRCPFPDHAEKTASFSVSETKQVYHCFGCHKSGNMFSFLRDYQGMNFPEAVEYLANRASIPIPAPENDDPNRDQLADKKKALLKVNKVAADYFSDQLKRVSNDHPVKKYIASRGLTQEVIETFGIGYAIAEWDGLERHLQGKQISMTLAEEARLVKARNGKPGYFDLFRDRLMFPIFSPMGEPIAFGGRYLEKKETEPKYLNSPETPVFIKGKVLYGLSQTAKYIRSEDMALIVEGYMDLVSLYQAGIRNSVATMGTALTPDHGRMLKRMTKNVVALFDGDSAGMEAAERSLPILLAADLYPKGLTLPNNMDPDDYVKKYGAEALKIELERAPDLFVMILARWMEGYRGDASEKVKLADKLKPLYEVIPDQRLRDLYLAEAAQKMSVTLPWLRQAVGLQSSGPVYSQNRPGISRTVQPSMQPQNANPTPPAAVSDSAEGGKISLKGASKAEVMLLGLVLKSRANFERFVNEKVLDYIAHTGVKKILEKASDVYRQDLNKFDKLTSLLVSYVDHPELLFVAEPTPDGDPGFDEEKEMKLLGDCFKRVRDNFLRDQAKQLAQELKSEPSSEKLEQIMKAHRDRLSLNKG